GAACCCTTGTCTCCGCTAAGCAGATAAAGAATAAACACGGTTCCTCCCGAAGCGAACATATTAATAGCTACGCCGCCGAGAATGATATGTGTTTTGAATTTCAGTGTGAAAAAAGCTAATATTCCAGCGATCAATGTTCCGGACATCACAGCCCCAAGTAAACCTACCCACGCGCTATGCGTGTAGCTGCTTACAATGACGCCAGCTAAAGCCGCGACAAGCATGATGCCTTCCATACCGATGTTGATGATACCCGCTCTATTAGAGATTAACGCTCCAAGCGCAGCGAATAGAATCGGTGTTGTCACTCGAAGGACAGAGAAAGCAAAGTCAGTCGTAAAAATCACATCAAACAAACTGTTCATGCTTCCTTCGCCTCCTTCAAGAGCATCCGATTTTTCCAGAACTTCAGGAATTGCTCAGCCGAAATCAGAAGAATGATAATTGCCTGTATGATAGAAATCATCTCAGAAGGTACATCAGACAGACGTGCCATCATATCGGCTCCGATCCGGATATATGCAAGGAACAATGCAGCACCGATTACGGATAGCGGATTATTCTTGGCTAACATCGCTACAAGAGCACCGTCTAAGCCATAGCCTGGTAACGAAGTCCATTGGAATCGGTTATACATCCCTAGCACTTCTACGGAACCACCCATCCCCGCAATAAAACCAGCAATCAAGTGAACCAGTATAATAACCTTCGCGGTCTTCATGCCTGAATAACGTGCAAAGTTCCGGTTGATGCCTGTCATACGCAGCTCGTATCCCCATTTAGTCTTGTATAGAAATAGATGCGCTGCAATAATAAGCACGATAACGATGATCAGTCCGGTATGAATACGAGTGCCAGGTACCATCTTACTCAGCAGTGCCGTTTTCTCGAATTTGTAGGATACATTGGCGAACGCTTTTGCATCACGTAAATGATAGTTCAGTAGATATAAACCTACTCCAAACAAAATATTATTGAACATCAAGGATGTAACCAGCTCATTGGCATTCCATTTGGCTTTGAGGATCCCGGGAATTGCAGAGAGCAGCGCCCCTACAATAGAACCCGCAGCAATAGCTACGATCGGATGCAGCCACCCGTCCAGCGTTAAATGAATAGCCAACACGGAGGTTACAACACCGGAGAAATAGAAAATTCCTTCAGCGCCCAAGTTGAACATATTCGCCCGGAATAACAAGGAAACTGCTAGCCCTGTGAACATGAGCGGAATAGCCATCTCAATGACGTTACCGATATGACCTTTACTGGATAACGGCTCAAATAGGAATATACCAATCGTCTTCACCGGCTGATTACTGACCAATGAGATGATCAGAAAAGCAATGGCGAGTGCAATAACGATTACCGCCGATGTTCGAATGTATTCAAAATATTTTACTTTAAACATGATTTACGGCCCTCCTGATGTGCTCCTCGTCCTGTCGATGAATCCCTAGCATATAAAGCCCTAATTCTTCTTCACTAACCTTAGAAGGCTCCTCGAAAAAGGCAACAATCTTTCCTTCATACATCACTAGTAGACTATCGCTGATCTCTAAGATCTCATTTAAATCTGCTGACACTAGCAAAATCGCACAATCGTCTGAGCGTAGCTCCAAAAGCTTCTGATGTATGAACTGCGCTGCGCCTATATCCACACCCCGTGTCGGCTGCTCTGCAATAAGCAGTTGCGGTTCAGTAGAACACTCTCTAGCTACGACAACTTTCTGCATGTTACCACCTGATAACATACCTATTGGCTGAGAAGGTCCAGAACAGCGGACTTTAAATTCCTCTACAAGTGATACGGCTAGCTTAGCAATTCGTGATCCATTCAAAAAAGGACCTTTATTCATTTCCTTTGTACGATACTGAGTGGACAGCAGATTATCCGCTATGCTCGCATCACTAGCTATCCCTTGATGCATCCGATCCTCTGGGATATAAGAAACACCCAACTTACGAATATCCAAAATATCCGATTCTCGAATATCCTTTCCCTTCACTAGCACAGAACCCTGGCTTGAAACCCCTCTTAAGCTCCCTGTAAGAGCCTCAATGAGCTGTGTCTGCCCGTTTCCTTCTACACCAGCAATCCCGACGATCTGTCCTCCGCGTACCGTAAAATTAATATCTGATAGCAACGCTTTGCCGTGTGCATCATTTACACCTAGACCTTGCACAGTGAGCACCGCCTCACCAATAGACAGAATCTCCTTGTCATATTTCAACACAACATCTCTACCCACCATGAGTCGGGAAATTTCTTGCTCCGTGACATCCTTCGTTTGGAAGACAC
This Paenibacillus sp. FSL R5-0345 DNA region includes the following protein-coding sequences:
- a CDS encoding ABC transporter permease gives rise to the protein MFKVKYFEYIRTSAVIVIALAIAFLIISLVSNQPVKTIGIFLFEPLSSKGHIGNVIEMAIPLMFTGLAVSLLFRANMFNLGAEGIFYFSGVVTSVLAIHLTLDGWLHPIVAIAAGSIVGALLSAIPGILKAKWNANELVTSLMFNNILFGVGLYLLNYHLRDAKAFANVSYKFEKTALLSKMVPGTRIHTGLIIVIVLIIAAHLFLYKTKWGYELRMTGINRNFARYSGMKTAKVIILVHLIAGFIAGMGGSVEVLGMYNRFQWTSLPGYGLDGALVAMLAKNNPLSVIGAALFLAYIRIGADMMARLSDVPSEMISIIQAIIILLISAEQFLKFWKNRMLLKEAKEA
- a CDS encoding ABC transporter ATP-binding protein; this translates as MNKALLEMRGITKVYPNGVVANKDVHFSLREGEIHAIAGENGAGKSTLMKIMFGMEEPSEGEIYIKGEKVKLQSAQDAIDRGIGMVHQHFMLVPSFTVAENMVLGMEPRKGVGINYAEAVRMTEETAKKYNLAVDPKAKVEDLTVGMKQKVEILKALLRGAKILVLDEPTAVLTPQETEELFRELKQLREQGHTIVFISHKLKEVKAICDRITIMRSGRSEGVFQTKDVTEQEISRLMVGRDVVLKYDKEILSIGEAVLTVQGLGVNDAHGKALLSDINFTVRGGQIVGIAGVEGNGQTQLIEALTGSLRGVSSQGSVLVKGKDIRESDILDIRKLGVSYIPEDRMHQGIASDASIADNLLSTQYRTKEMNKGPFLNGSRIAKLAVSLVEEFKVRCSGPSQPIGMLSGGNMQKVVVARECSTEPQLLIAEQPTRGVDIGAAQFIHQKLLELRSDDCAILLVSADLNEILEISDSLLVMYEGKIVAFFEEPSKVSEEELGLYMLGIHRQDEEHIRRAVNHV